The following are from one region of the Cetobacterium somerae genome:
- a CDS encoding ABC transporter ATP-binding protein: protein MESLKLKNLKYSYGDYKILNDISYNFFPGELVGILGANGCGKSTLLKVIMGFLEKEDGEIYLDNLEVKKLSRKEFAKKISFIAQKSNQNLNFTVLEILKLGRVPHIKNSFKGLDLEDDKIIDEVIKKLNLQEYLNRDIKSLSGGEFQRVLLGRAFIQNSEVILLDEPTSALDINYSLEFLELLKEEIKAKSLVGIIVIHDINLASLFCDKILFIKDGKIPISGKPKDVIKKEWLEKVYNFTPEILNLENDIYVLPKRGKK from the coding sequence ATGGAAAGTTTAAAATTAAAAAATTTAAAATATTCATATGGAGATTATAAAATTTTAAATGATATAAGTTATAATTTTTTTCCAGGAGAACTTGTAGGTATATTGGGAGCTAATGGTTGTGGGAAAAGTACTTTATTAAAAGTTATAATGGGTTTTTTAGAAAAGGAAGATGGAGAAATTTATTTAGATAATCTAGAAGTTAAAAAACTTTCAAGAAAAGAGTTTGCTAAAAAAATCTCTTTTATAGCACAAAAATCCAATCAAAATTTAAATTTTACAGTACTAGAGATATTAAAACTTGGAAGAGTACCTCATATAAAAAATAGCTTTAAAGGTTTAGATTTAGAAGATGATAAAATAATAGACGAGGTTATAAAAAAATTAAATTTACAAGAGTATTTAAATAGAGATATAAAAAGTTTAAGTGGAGGAGAGTTTCAGAGAGTTTTACTAGGAAGAGCATTTATTCAAAATAGTGAGGTTATTTTATTAGATGAGCCAACATCAGCTTTGGATATAAATTACTCCTTAGAATTTTTAGAGCTTTTAAAAGAAGAGATTAAAGCTAAAAGCTTGGTTGGGATAATTGTAATCCACGATATAAATCTAGCTTCGTTGTTTTGTGATAAAATTCTTTTTATAAAAGATGGAAAAATACCGATATCGGGAAAACCAAAAGATGTAATAAAAAAAGAGTGGTTAGAAAAAGTATATAATTTTACACCAGAAATTTTAAATTTAGAAAATGATATATATGTATTGCCAAAGCGAGGTAAAAAATGA